Proteins encoded together in one Flavobacteriales bacterium window:
- a CDS encoding PKD domain-containing protein has protein sequence MRSFLRSGLPLVFALLTGPLAAQSHLKPLRTHDPDLPAWARLMYAPGADMRAVVAAYEDWYAVHPFEKTVHTQYFKRWVSAGQAQLAADGRVEHVSPVERAERTARIQAERGGAKGAGWSFVGPEVHYKADGSLVPLSEQANVYCHDRSLSDPDILFCGTESGGLYKTVDQGQTWTHVSPDLLVGAVSAVRIHPTDPDLVLMSAADELWRSVDGGGTWAVIGQPAFTALNISAWEIAFDPSDPQTVLAACNLGLYHSTDGGDTWNEVLPNECMTILHKPFDPSTWYTLHFEPALNLVRFHRSTDHGATWTLYDQGWFTPPPGEEGLYAIEGGKLTVSEDDPQRIYALLVGYQEPGASIVTNGFVGLWRSDDGGTSWTHPHGLVGAPYTAQHPNLMNFVGDDGDYTQIHYNTTLVASHLDADRVLIGGLSLWQSDDGGATYFAKAGYVGYVPDVHVDMQEIRIYRTGPASEEVWLSNDGGIHHSTDLMETHQSRCRGIRAGNLWGFDQGWNDDVLVGGRYHNGNMGHYEGYPDGEFLAIGGAESATGYANYSNERKVYHSDIGGRVLPTALTGTPQSFGVSLWPNESYFVNNSSRILFDHRYFNVAWMGRENKLYRSDNAGGSWAEVHAFGPSTGNQVLWIEQGYADPQVFVVHQELGNTSRLWRSADGGASWAQLTLPQNQRELYFTLSGEDAQTLWIGYTNGSNGNKVYRSTDGGATWTNLTTSTLDGRRIWGMAAQFGTDGGVYLALLNGSVYYRNTAMPDWAPWGDGLPVSTEPLRIVPFYKGGVVRLATWNLAVWERPLFEPSALIADFAAAFGTFYCPGDSVPFVDHSVAGPGATYAWSFPGAIPATSTDKYPVVVYAAPGTYDVTLTVTENGVSDTRTRTAVVGSVGGTTAPVVEGFESGAFRPDWTFRSEAGTTSAWAITDQAGGFGGSARSMWFNNYDVDLGGASEEVWTGKLDLTGAQGTYVAFDVAYSRYGGQYSDTLGVLASTDCGLTWDLLYLEGGDALATAPSLQDPFVPSATQWRRDSISLAAYDGQPELIVAFQDRGHWGNNLYIDNINLSAQLFAGVDEHASWTFTVFPNPTQDEVWLQPSGAWSGEMRLQVVDPSGRSIRDERRTLTDGRAERLDLSGVAVGRYAVVLTGTSGRAMRPLVVR, from the coding sequence ATGCGCTCCTTCCTCCGCAGCGGCCTGCCGCTGGTTTTCGCCCTGCTGACCGGCCCGCTGGCCGCTCAAAGTCATCTGAAACCCCTGCGCACCCATGACCCGGACCTGCCGGCTTGGGCCCGCCTGATGTACGCTCCTGGCGCTGACATGCGTGCCGTGGTGGCCGCCTATGAGGACTGGTACGCCGTGCATCCCTTCGAGAAGACGGTGCACACCCAGTACTTCAAACGTTGGGTGAGCGCCGGACAAGCGCAGTTGGCCGCCGATGGAAGGGTGGAGCATGTGTCACCCGTTGAACGCGCCGAGCGCACTGCACGGATCCAGGCCGAGCGCGGTGGTGCCAAAGGCGCCGGATGGTCCTTCGTGGGCCCGGAGGTGCACTACAAGGCCGATGGCAGCCTGGTGCCGCTCAGCGAGCAGGCCAACGTGTACTGCCACGATCGCAGCCTCTCCGATCCGGACATCCTGTTCTGCGGCACCGAATCCGGCGGCCTGTACAAGACCGTGGACCAGGGTCAGACCTGGACCCATGTGAGCCCCGACCTGCTCGTGGGTGCGGTGAGCGCCGTGCGCATCCATCCCACCGACCCGGACCTCGTGCTGATGAGCGCGGCGGATGAGCTGTGGCGCAGCGTGGACGGCGGCGGCACCTGGGCCGTGATCGGCCAGCCCGCCTTCACCGCCCTGAACATCAGTGCCTGGGAGATCGCCTTCGACCCGAGCGACCCGCAGACCGTGCTCGCCGCCTGCAACCTGGGCCTCTATCACAGCACCGACGGCGGCGACACCTGGAACGAAGTGCTGCCGAACGAGTGCATGACCATCCTGCACAAGCCGTTCGACCCGTCCACCTGGTACACCCTGCATTTCGAGCCGGCCCTCAACCTCGTGCGCTTCCACCGCAGCACCGATCACGGAGCCACCTGGACCCTGTACGACCAGGGCTGGTTCACCCCGCCGCCGGGGGAGGAGGGGCTCTATGCCATCGAGGGGGGTAAGCTCACCGTGTCCGAGGACGATCCCCAGCGCATCTACGCGCTGCTCGTGGGCTACCAGGAGCCGGGCGCATCCATCGTCACCAACGGGTTCGTGGGCCTGTGGCGCAGCGATGACGGCGGCACGTCGTGGACCCATCCGCACGGGCTGGTGGGCGCGCCCTACACCGCGCAGCATCCGAACCTGATGAACTTCGTGGGCGACGACGGTGACTACACCCAGATCCACTACAACACCACGCTGGTGGCCAGCCATCTGGACGCGGACCGGGTGCTGATCGGCGGGCTGAGCCTCTGGCAGAGCGATGACGGTGGCGCCACCTACTTCGCCAAGGCGGGCTATGTGGGCTATGTGCCCGACGTGCATGTGGACATGCAGGAGATCCGCATCTACCGCACCGGTCCGGCGAGCGAGGAGGTCTGGCTGAGCAACGATGGTGGCATCCACCACAGCACGGACCTGATGGAGACCCACCAGAGCCGATGCCGCGGCATCCGTGCCGGGAACCTCTGGGGCTTCGATCAGGGCTGGAACGACGATGTGCTCGTGGGCGGCCGCTACCACAACGGCAACATGGGCCACTACGAAGGCTATCCCGACGGGGAGTTCCTGGCGATCGGCGGGGCCGAGTCGGCCACGGGCTACGCCAACTACAGCAACGAGCGCAAGGTGTACCACAGCGACATCGGCGGACGGGTGCTGCCCACCGCGCTCACAGGCACGCCCCAGTCCTTCGGGGTGTCCTTGTGGCCCAACGAGAGCTACTTCGTCAACAACAGCTCCCGCATCCTCTTCGACCACCGCTACTTCAATGTGGCCTGGATGGGCCGCGAGAACAAGCTCTACCGGAGTGACAACGCGGGCGGCAGCTGGGCGGAAGTGCATGCGTTCGGTCCCAGCACCGGCAACCAGGTGCTCTGGATCGAGCAGGGCTATGCCGACCCGCAGGTCTTCGTCGTCCACCAGGAACTCGGCAACACCAGTCGTCTTTGGCGAAGCGCCGATGGCGGGGCCTCCTGGGCCCAGCTCACCCTGCCCCAGAACCAACGCGAGCTCTACTTCACGCTCAGCGGCGAAGACGCCCAAACGCTGTGGATCGGCTACACCAACGGGTCCAACGGCAACAAGGTGTACCGCAGCACCGACGGTGGTGCCACCTGGACGAACCTCACCACGTCCACGCTGGACGGCCGCCGCATCTGGGGCATGGCCGCACAGTTCGGTACCGATGGCGGTGTGTACCTGGCCCTGCTGAACGGCAGCGTGTACTACCGCAACACCGCCATGCCCGATTGGGCCCCGTGGGGCGACGGGCTACCGGTAAGCACCGAACCCCTGCGCATCGTGCCCTTCTACAAGGGCGGCGTGGTGCGCCTGGCCACCTGGAACCTGGCCGTGTGGGAGCGCCCGCTCTTCGAGCCCAGTGCTCTGATCGCCGACTTCGCCGCCGCCTTCGGCACCTTCTATTGCCCGGGTGACAGCGTGCCCTTCGTGGACCACAGCGTGGCCGGTCCGGGCGCCACGTACGCCTGGAGCTTCCCAGGCGCCATCCCCGCCACCAGCACGGACAAGTACCCCGTGGTCGTGTACGCCGCGCCCGGGACCTACGACGTCACCCTCACCGTGACCGAGAACGGCGTGAGCGATACCCGGACCCGCACGGCCGTGGTGGGCAGTGTCGGCGGCACCACCGCCCCGGTCGTCGAAGGCTTCGAATCCGGGGCCTTCCGTCCGGACTGGACCTTCCGTTCCGAGGCCGGGACCACCTCCGCCTGGGCCATCACCGACCAGGCCGGCGGTTTCGGCGGCAGCGCCCGGAGCATGTGGTTCAACAACTACGACGTGGACCTGGGCGGCGCAAGCGAGGAGGTGTGGACCGGCAAGCTCGACCTCACCGGGGCGCAGGGGACCTACGTGGCCTTCGATGTGGCCTATTCGCGGTACGGCGGTCAGTACAGCGACACCCTCGGTGTGCTCGCCAGCACCGATTGCGGCCTCACCTGGGACCTGCTGTACCTGGAAGGCGGGGATGCTCTGGCCACGGCGCCCTCCCTGCAGGATCCCTTCGTGCCCAGCGCCACACAATGGCGCAGGGACAGCATCAGCCTCGCGGCGTACGACGGACAGCCCGAGCTGATCGTGGCCTTCCAGGACCGCGGCCACTGGGGCAACAACCTGTACATCGACAACATCAACCTCTCCGCCCAGCTCTTCGCCGGGGTCGATGAACACGCATCGTGGACCTTCACCGTGTTCCCCAATCCGACCCAGGACGAGGTCTGGTTGCAGCCTTCTGGCGCGTGGTCCGGGGAGATGCGGTTGCAGGTGGTCGATCCATCCGGACGCAGCATCCGTGACGAACGCCGCACCCTCACTGACGGTCGCGCCGAGCGCCTCGACCTTTCCGGGGTGGCTGTCGGTCGTTACGCGGTGGTGCTGACAGGCACGTCCGGACGGGCGATGCGCCCCCTGGTGGTCCGGTAG
- a CDS encoding putative metal-dependent hydrolase, translated as MSGPTDPLEPLKYPIGRSVRGTKASTSERRKELIARIERFPADLEAALDGRSDADLDTPYRPGGWTVRQLVHHIADSHGQSLHRFKLALTEERPTIKPYLEALWAEQEDARTMPLEPSLAIIRGSHARWAVVMRAMFDAEWDRSFIHPEQQREISLAEALELYAWHCAHHLAHITRSPVQAVRPA; from the coding sequence ATGTCAGGTCCCACCGATCCGCTCGAACCGCTCAAGTACCCCATCGGTCGGTCCGTACGCGGCACCAAGGCCTCCACGTCAGAACGCCGAAAAGAACTGATCGCCCGCATCGAGCGGTTCCCGGCTGACCTGGAGGCCGCGCTGGATGGCCGGTCCGATGCGGACCTGGACACGCCCTACCGTCCTGGCGGATGGACCGTCCGCCAGCTCGTGCACCACATCGCCGACAGCCACGGCCAGAGCCTGCACCGGTTCAAGCTGGCCTTGACCGAGGAACGCCCGACCATCAAGCCGTACCTCGAGGCGCTCTGGGCCGAACAGGAGGATGCCCGCACCATGCCCCTTGAGCCCTCGCTGGCCATCATCCGCGGTTCACATGCCCGTTGGGCCGTGGTGATGCGGGCCATGTTCGATGCGGAGTGGGACCGGAGCTTCATCCATCCCGAGCAGCAGCGCGAGATCAGCCTGGCGGAGGCACTGGAGCTCTATGCCTGGCACTGCGCCCATCATCTGGCCCACATCACCCGTTCTCCGGTGCAAGCGGTCCGACCGGCCTGA
- a CDS encoding CPBP family intramembrane metalloprotease, with protein sequence MAGVLHLAVRHNEVPKAMVYLGAMLACVFVVDLFAGWFPTVMEFPVRRPGREAAFVVGIELLALVLAVVLFVLFPINKLPVAWKIASLPAMAIIFPIALPLVLLLWKYKPRELGLRFNSMCWVFLPVLLITAGAAYLADPDDFTVGTLLASEGVLGALVTGFITAGLSEEFVRMALQTRVGAYLRNPPLAWLFATLVWAFLHSPNWYAKGGDLYEALMGAVRIIPLGLMWGYITHRTKSLLPATLVHGMNVWGLQNF encoded by the coding sequence GTGCCCAAGGCCATGGTCTATTTGGGTGCCATGCTCGCCTGTGTGTTCGTGGTGGACCTCTTCGCCGGCTGGTTCCCCACGGTCATGGAGTTTCCCGTGCGCAGACCCGGGCGTGAGGCGGCGTTCGTGGTCGGCATCGAACTGCTTGCATTGGTGCTGGCCGTGGTGCTCTTCGTGTTGTTCCCCATCAACAAGCTTCCGGTGGCATGGAAGATCGCCTCCCTCCCTGCCATGGCCATCATCTTTCCGATCGCCCTGCCGCTGGTGCTGCTGCTGTGGAAGTACAAGCCCAGGGAGCTGGGGCTGCGGTTCAACTCGATGTGCTGGGTGTTCCTCCCGGTGCTGCTGATCACCGCAGGGGCGGCTTATCTGGCCGATCCGGACGACTTCACGGTGGGCACGCTGCTGGCCTCCGAAGGCGTGCTCGGTGCCCTGGTCACTGGATTCATCACCGCCGGCCTTTCCGAGGAATTCGTGCGCATGGCGCTGCAGACACGCGTCGGTGCCTATTTACGGAACCCGCCCCTGGCTTGGCTCTTCGCTACACTGGTCTGGGCCTTCCTCCATTCGCCCAACTGGTACGCGAAGGGCGGCGACCTGTACGAAGCCCTGATGGGGGCGGTGCGCATCATTCCCCTGGGGCTCATGTGGGGCTACATCACGCACCGCACGAAGAGCCTGCTACCGGCCACGTTGGTGCACGGGATGAACGTGTGGGGCCTGCAGAACTTCTGA
- a CDS encoding type II toxin-antitoxin system RelE/ParE family toxin yields MKLDYAIEAIQNLEESLDVTCEGMSLQKREELVSKIFKEAERLIKYPRAGQIEPLMEGMRFEYRRLVVGNFKIIYRIDGEWIRITDIFDARQDPKRMRG; encoded by the coding sequence GTGAAGCTGGACTACGCGATCGAGGCCATCCAGAACCTGGAAGAGTCGCTGGATGTGACCTGCGAAGGCATGAGCTTGCAGAAACGCGAGGAGCTTGTGTCGAAGATCTTCAAGGAAGCAGAGCGCTTGATCAAGTACCCGCGTGCCGGGCAGATCGAGCCGTTGATGGAAGGGATGCGGTTCGAGTACCGCAGGCTTGTGGTCGGCAACTTCAAGATCATCTACCGGATCGATGGGGAGTGGATCCGGATCACGGACATCTTCGATGCTCGGCAGGATCCGAAGAGGATGCGCGGTTGA
- the ffh gene encoding signal recognition particle protein produces the protein MFENLSDKLERAFKVLKGQGQISEINVAETVKEIRRALLDADVNYKTAKDFTDRVKAKALGQNVLTAVSPGQLLTKITHDELAELMGGQSAGMNMGGNPTVVLMSGLQGSGKTTFSGKLANHIRKKGKRPLLVACDVYRPAAIDQLETLGKQLDIAVYSERANNDPVAIAQNAIAYAKQHGFTAVIVDTAGRLAVDEAMMDEITRVKKAIQPQETLFVVDAMTGQDAVNTAKAFNDRLNIDGVVLTKLDGDARGGAALSIRSVVDKPIKFIGTGEKMEALDEFHPDRMAGRILGMGDVVSLVEKAQEQFDEKQARELSKKIAKDQFGFDDFLEQIGQIKKMGNMKDLMGMIPGVGKALKNVDIPDDAFKGIEAIIKSMTPEERKNPSVINGSRRARLAKGSGRGIEEVNKLMKQFEDMRKMMKMMGDKTKMKAMMQQMQQMQGMRR, from the coding sequence ATGTTCGAGAACCTCAGTGACAAGCTCGAAAGAGCGTTCAAGGTCCTTAAGGGCCAGGGCCAGATCAGCGAGATCAACGTGGCGGAGACCGTGAAGGAGATCCGCCGGGCGCTGCTCGACGCCGACGTGAACTACAAGACCGCCAAGGACTTCACCGACCGCGTGAAGGCCAAGGCATTGGGCCAGAACGTGCTTACCGCGGTGAGTCCCGGCCAGTTGCTCACCAAGATCACGCACGACGAGCTGGCCGAGCTGATGGGCGGGCAGAGCGCCGGCATGAACATGGGCGGCAACCCCACGGTGGTGCTCATGAGCGGCCTGCAAGGCTCCGGCAAGACCACCTTCAGCGGCAAGCTGGCCAACCACATCCGCAAGAAGGGCAAGCGCCCGCTGTTGGTGGCCTGCGACGTGTACCGCCCTGCGGCCATCGACCAGCTGGAGACCCTGGGCAAGCAGCTCGACATCGCCGTGTACAGCGAACGGGCCAACAACGACCCGGTGGCCATCGCGCAGAACGCCATCGCCTACGCCAAGCAGCACGGCTTCACCGCCGTGATCGTGGACACCGCCGGTCGGCTGGCGGTGGACGAGGCCATGATGGACGAGATCACCCGGGTGAAGAAGGCCATCCAGCCGCAGGAGACGCTGTTCGTGGTGGACGCGATGACCGGCCAGGACGCCGTGAACACCGCGAAGGCCTTCAACGACCGCCTCAACATCGACGGTGTGGTGCTCACCAAGCTCGATGGCGATGCCCGCGGCGGTGCGGCCCTCAGCATCCGCAGCGTGGTCGACAAGCCGATCAAGTTCATCGGCACCGGCGAGAAGATGGAGGCGCTGGACGAGTTCCACCCCGACCGCATGGCCGGCCGCATCCTGGGCATGGGCGACGTGGTCTCGCTGGTGGAGAAGGCGCAGGAGCAATTCGACGAGAAGCAGGCCCGCGAGCTCAGCAAGAAGATCGCGAAGGATCAGTTCGGCTTCGACGACTTCCTGGAGCAGATCGGGCAGATCAAGAAGATGGGGAACATGAAGGACCTCATGGGCATGATCCCCGGCGTGGGCAAGGCGCTGAAGAACGTCGACATTCCTGACGATGCCTTCAAAGGCATCGAGGCGATCATCAAGAGCATGACGCCGGAGGAGCGCAAGAACCCGTCGGTGATCAACGGCAGTCGTCGCGCGCGCTTGGCCAAGGGCAGCGGTCGTGGCATCGAGGAGGTGAACAAGCTGATGAAGCAGTTCGAGGACATGCGGAAGATGATGAAGATGATGGGCGACAAGACGAAGATGAAGGCGATGATGCAGCAGATGCAGCAAATGCAGGGGATGAGGAGGTAG
- the folD gene encoding bifunctional methylenetetrahydrofolate dehydrogenase/methenyltetrahydrofolate cyclohydrolase FolD has translation MSEVVAYQLLDGRRCSEALRARIAEEAAAVKAGRGRPPHLAAVLVGQDGASRTYVESKVKACEEVGFRSTLIALPEIITEEDLLHRVKQLNKDKELDGFIVQLPLPAHIDADKVTLAIDPDKDVDGFHPENLGRMVLSQPGFLPATPSGIVELLRHYHIETAGRHCVVIGRSHIVGTPMSILMSRNAYPGNCTVTLAHSRTKDLASITRQADILIVAIGKPEFVTADMVKEGAIVVDVGIHRIPDATRKNGFRLVGDVDFEAVAPRCSWIAPVPGGVGPMTITSLLLNTLKAC, from the coding sequence ATGTCGGAGGTGGTGGCCTATCAGTTGCTCGACGGCCGCAGGTGCAGCGAGGCCCTGCGCGCTCGCATCGCTGAAGAAGCCGCGGCCGTCAAGGCGGGGCGAGGTCGACCACCCCACTTGGCCGCCGTGCTGGTGGGCCAGGATGGCGCCAGCCGCACCTATGTGGAGAGCAAGGTGAAGGCCTGCGAGGAGGTGGGATTCCGCAGCACGCTCATCGCGCTGCCCGAGATCATCACCGAGGAGGACCTGCTCCACCGTGTGAAGCAGCTCAACAAAGACAAGGAGCTCGATGGCTTCATCGTGCAGCTGCCCCTTCCCGCCCACATCGACGCGGATAAGGTGACCCTGGCCATCGACCCGGACAAGGATGTCGACGGCTTCCACCCGGAGAACCTCGGCCGCATGGTGCTGAGCCAGCCGGGCTTCCTGCCGGCCACCCCGAGCGGGATCGTGGAACTCCTGCGCCACTACCACATCGAGACGGCAGGACGCCATTGCGTGGTCATCGGCCGCAGCCACATCGTGGGCACACCCATGAGCATCCTCATGAGCCGCAACGCTTATCCGGGCAACTGCACCGTCACCCTGGCCCACAGCCGCACCAAGGACCTTGCCTCCATCACCCGTCAGGCCGACATCCTCATCGTCGCCATCGGCAAGCCCGAGTTCGTCACGGCGGACATGGTGAAGGAGGGCGCCATCGTGGTGGACGTCGGCATCCACCGCATCCCCGACGCCACCCGGAAGAACGGCTTCCGCCTTGTGGGTGATGTGGACTTCGAAGCGGTGGCGCCGCGCTGCTCGTGGATCGCCCCGGTGCCCGGTGGAGTGGGCCCCATGACCATCACCAGCCTGCTGCTGAACACGCTGAAGGCCTGCTGA
- a CDS encoding nuclear transport factor 2 family protein, with protein sequence MIRPASCLLVSGVCTAAIPQVTPPHALISGLDSALFAAFNAHDAASLGTWFTSDLEFYHDKTGLAGYDSTMAGFVRLFTQPATADMRRELVPGTLDVYPLGDFGLLEICQHRFCHTENGKEECGTFKNIMIWRQEGTSYKVSRVISYDH encoded by the coding sequence ATGATCCGTCCCGCCTCATGCCTGTTGGTCAGCGGGGTGTGCACCGCGGCCATCCCCCAGGTCACTCCTCCGCACGCCCTTATCTCCGGCCTCGACAGCGCCCTCTTCGCCGCCTTCAACGCCCACGATGCCGCCTCGCTGGGCACTTGGTTCACATCCGACCTGGAGTTCTACCACGACAAGACCGGCCTGGCAGGCTACGACAGCACCATGGCGGGCTTCGTGCGCCTGTTCACCCAGCCCGCCACCGCCGACATGCGCCGCGAGCTCGTGCCAGGCACCCTGGACGTATACCCGCTCGGCGACTTCGGCCTGCTGGAGATCTGCCAACACCGCTTCTGCCACACGGAGAACGGCAAGGAGGAGTGCGGGACCTTCAAGAACATCATGATCTGGCGTCAGGAAGGCACAAGCTACAAGGTGAGCCGCGTGATCAGCTACGATCACTGA
- a CDS encoding PIN domain-containing protein, with the protein MPPKRIFLDANVLVTVLCNEYPRFGACARVLSLADDRRFAVYTSPLCLAIGAYFAEKKNGKKLARKKIALLADKLEVTTMGPTSVERALADARITDIEDGFQYFSALDAGCSCIVTNDRRDWAFAGIEVLSPEDFLLKHVVVRK; encoded by the coding sequence ATGCCCCCCAAGCGCATCTTCCTCGACGCCAACGTGCTCGTCACCGTGCTCTGCAACGAGTACCCGCGCTTCGGCGCCTGTGCCCGCGTGCTGAGCCTGGCCGACGACAGGCGCTTCGCCGTGTACACATCGCCGCTATGCCTGGCCATCGGGGCCTACTTCGCCGAGAAGAAGAATGGGAAGAAGCTGGCGCGGAAGAAGATCGCGCTGCTGGCGGATAAACTGGAGGTCACCACCATGGGACCCACGTCTGTGGAGCGCGCCTTAGCTGATGCACGCATCACGGATATCGAGGATGGCTTCCAGTACTTCTCGGCCCTGGATGCCGGATGCTCGTGCATCGTGACCAACGACCGCCGGGACTGGGCCTTTGCCGGGATCGAGGTCCTGTCCCCGGAGGACTTCCTGCTGAAGCATGTGGTGGTGCGGAAGTAG